Proteins found in one Dermacentor silvarum isolate Dsil-2018 chromosome 8, BIME_Dsil_1.4, whole genome shotgun sequence genomic segment:
- the LOC125947655 gene encoding endothelin-converting enzyme 1-like produces the protein MSAGSTVKNASDQQGQSSTNHSANQEQTSPAPDVCRASSSGATSGEIEKQGVLVLEPAKAPGGTTSASAADQVCFAASSSDVPQKGAKSAPPSSPTSRTFKEIAAILSMSPLRLPGMKKDDRIGMSVLTIVAIAVTVASILGVIGFLIATRHSGIKLKDYCDTDGCLYHAWMLTRKLNHSIDPCDDFTGYVCSAWAPSGVYSEQAKSPIDGILYARFIGFREMLAKGTRLLPVGEKARAMHDACMDSAAEAAANMEEFRRLMQAMKLSWPEPPGKDSNALGLLLSLAFQWQIPLWLMINTPTLQKTDWRLSIRPGEYIPLLKNQHVSVTRGDGYVGYWIGFYNAFRTKTSTPLSKPQIESVADAEARILEQLHKAFFSKKKIPAVLPLAVIGNFTAPVSSSEWLEQLSLNLAFSPKFVANDRIAVSDTGFLAALGGLFANYTHEMLTGQLSWLFVQAYAPISDRKLQTVRYGDTWEADMYRPILCAHQVESSMKMLVFALNYVSGYTQRDTKFVNAGLSSLIYAASRKINSSGWLDEESKARAARKIDSVLTFLWPANQWIRNEFLSSLYNDYPSEEVTFGDYWIKARFALAKHDRTAEFEATLNLPSNIPPPNFGYDYVTNSVALPIGIVDRPLYYGDGNKAMFYGGLGFLVALQIAAALDSVGITWDAEERKVGSIIASDASMKAFEAKDGCLEDQGINSIFPEVPALEIAYAAFQRAVRSDKDGVPALLGLSPDKVFFMTLCYMACHTLDAKNAFGADCHKAVRNSPAFQAAFRCPSGSKMNPTRKCSFFD, from the exons GGTGTACTGGTTTTG GAACCAGCGAAGGCGCCAGGGGGCACCACGAGCGCAAGCGCCGCCGACCAAGTTTGCTTTGCAGCGAGCTCCTCTGATGTCCCTCAAAAAGGCGCCAAGTCTGCCCCGCCAAGCTCGCCCACCTCCAGGACGTTCAAAGAAATTGCCGCAATC CTCTCCATGTCGCCCTTGAGGCTTCCTGGAATGAAGAAAGACGACAGAATCGGGATGAGTGTCCTCACTATCGTCGCGATTGCTGTGACTGTCGCCAGCATCCTCGGCGTCATTGGCTTCTTGATCGCAACCCGCCACAGCGGCATAAAGCTGAAGGACTACTGCGACACGGACGGCTGCCTGTACCATGCTTGGATGCTTACACGCAAACTGAACCATAGCATCGACCCGTGCGACGATTTTACCGGGTACGTCTGTTCCGCCTGGGCACCGTCGGGCGTGTACAGTGAGCAGGCCAAGTCGCCAATAGACGGCATCCTGTACGCTCGGTTCATCGGCTTCCGAGAAATGCTCGCCAAAGGCACTCGCCTGCTGCCAGTTGGAGAGAAGGCCCGCGCCATGCACGATGCCTGCATGGATTCCGCAGCCGAAGCTGCTGCCAACATGGAAGAGTTTCGGCGCCTTATGCAGGCCATGAAATTAAGCTGGCCGGAACCACCCGGCAAAGATTCGAATGCCCTCGGCCTCTTGCTTTCGCTCGCATTCCAGTGGCAGATACCGCTGTGGCTCATGATCAACACGCCCACGCTGCAGAAGACCGATTGGCGCCTGAGCATTAGACCAGGGGAATATATACCGTTGCTAAAGAACCAGCACGTCAGCGTGACGAGAGGCGATGGGTACGTCGGATACTGGATTGGGTTCTACAACGCTTTTCGTACCAAAACCAGTACTCCTTTAAGCAAACCCCAAATAGAAAGCGTTGCTGACGCAGAGGCTCGCATACTTGAGCAACTGCACAAGGCGTTTTTCTCGAAGAAGAAAATCCCGGCCGTGTTGCCGCTCGCAGTCATAGGGAACTTCACCGCTCCTGTCTCCTCATCGGAGTGGCTGGAGCAGTTGTCTCTGAACCTGGCGTTCAGCCCCAAGTTCGTCGCGAACGACCGAATTGCCGTGAGTGACACGGGCTTTCTGGCGGCGCTGGGAGGCCTCTTCGCGAACTATACCCACGAAATGCTAACAGGACAGCTGTCTTGGCTCTTCGTTCAGGCTTACGCGCCCATATCGGATCGGAAGCTGCAGACGGTTCGTTACGGCGACACGTGGGAGGCGGACATGTACAGGCCCATACTGTGCGCCCATCAGGTGGAGTCCTCCATGAAGATGCTGGTCTTCGCGCTCAACTACGTTTCCGGCTACACTCAGCGGGACACCAAGTTCGTCAATGCTGGCCTCAGCAGCCTGATCTACGCCGCCTCCAGAAAGATCAACAGCTCGGGATGGCTCGACGAAGAGAGCAAGGCGCGCGCTGCGAGGAAGATAGATTCCGTGCTAACGTTCCTCTGGCCGGCAAACCAATGGATCCGCAATGAATTCCTCAGTTCTCTCTACAATGACTACCCGAGCGAGGAAGTAACTTTTGGCGATTACTGGATAAAGGCGCGCTTCGCCTTGGCGAAACACGACAGGACAGCCGAGTTCGAGGCTACGTTGAACCTGCCGAGTAACATTCCGCCACCAAACTTTGGGTACGACTACGTCACCAACAGCGTCGCATTGCCTATCGGCATAGTCGACCGGCCGTTGTACTACGGGGACGGAAACAAGGCTATGTTCTACGGCGGCCTCGGGTTCCTCGTGGCATTGCAGATAGCCGCTGCGCTGGACAGTGTGGGCATCACCTGGGACGCGGAAGAAAGGAAAGTCGGCTCTATCATCGCGAGCGACGCGTCGATGAAGGCTTTCGAGGCGAAAGACGGCTGCCTCGAGGACCAAGGCATCAATAGCATATTCCCCGAAGTGCCGGCGCTGGAAATTGCTTACGCCGCGTTCCAGCGCGCCGTTCGGAGTGACAAGGACGGCGTACCGGCACTGCTAGGTTTGTCGCCGGACAAGGTGTTCTTCATGACCCTGTGCTACATGGCCTGCCATACGCTGGACGCGAAGAACGCTTTCGGTGCCGACTGCCACAAGGCAGTGCGCAACTCGCCAGCTTTCCAAGCGGCATTCCGTTGTCCCAGCGGCTCAAAAATGAACCCGACGAGAAAGTGCAGTTTCTTCGACTGA